From a region of the Tenggerimyces flavus genome:
- a CDS encoding glucose-6-phosphate isomerase, with protein MTQGLTVDGAGHEDVLAALVSDQVASKLAAKDPTLWGPAAEPEASIRLGWVDLPRTSRPLLAEIEALRAELLADGVDHVVLAGMGGSSLAPEVITRTAGVSLTVLDSTDPGVIQRSLGDSLERSVLVVSSKSGTTVETDSQRRAYLAAFSDAGIDGPSRIVIVTDPGSPLASLGEKEGYRRVFLADPNVGGRYSALTAFGLVPSGLAGADIAELLDDAEAVMDSFAADSPDNPALRLGAILGGAHNAGRDKVVLGDGPGAIVGFAAWAEQLIAESTGKEGKGLLPVDVGGSSASTPGWADASSDATLAAIGAPEHAVDGQVVTDGTLGALMLLWENAVAIAGRVIGIDPFNQPDVEEAKKQARALLDNPNAGDGLAQSFVEGAVEVYGSAASSLEELFGSLGSLVPEHGYLALQAYLDRDADVDAASLRDLVARTAKLQTTFGWGPRFLHSTGQYHKGGHPNGGFVQLTGDVASDLAIPDRPYTFGSLQKAQAAGDARVLAEGRGRPVVRLHLADRKGGLTQLLAAAESATQKG; from the coding sequence ATGACGCAAGGCTTGACCGTCGACGGCGCCGGTCACGAGGACGTTCTCGCTGCTTTGGTCTCGGACCAGGTGGCGTCGAAGCTGGCGGCGAAGGACCCCACGCTGTGGGGTCCGGCCGCTGAGCCCGAGGCGTCGATCCGGCTCGGCTGGGTCGACCTGCCGCGGACGTCGCGGCCACTGCTCGCCGAGATCGAGGCGCTGCGGGCCGAGCTGCTCGCGGACGGCGTCGACCACGTCGTGCTCGCGGGCATGGGCGGCTCGTCGCTCGCGCCCGAGGTGATCACCCGTACGGCCGGCGTCTCGCTGACCGTGCTGGACTCGACCGACCCGGGGGTGATCCAGCGTTCGCTCGGCGACAGCTTGGAACGCTCGGTGCTGGTCGTGTCGAGCAAGTCCGGTACGACTGTGGAGACCGACAGCCAGCGGCGCGCGTACCTCGCCGCGTTCTCCGACGCAGGCATCGACGGGCCGTCGCGGATCGTCATCGTCACCGACCCGGGCTCGCCGCTCGCCTCGCTGGGCGAGAAGGAGGGCTACCGGCGCGTGTTCCTCGCCGACCCCAACGTGGGTGGGCGGTACTCGGCGCTGACCGCGTTCGGGCTGGTGCCGTCCGGCCTCGCCGGCGCGGACATCGCCGAGCTGCTCGACGACGCCGAGGCGGTCATGGACTCGTTCGCCGCCGACTCTCCTGACAACCCGGCGCTGCGGCTCGGCGCGATCCTCGGCGGCGCGCACAACGCCGGCCGGGACAAGGTCGTGCTCGGGGACGGCCCGGGTGCGATCGTCGGCTTCGCCGCGTGGGCGGAGCAGCTGATCGCTGAGTCGACCGGCAAGGAGGGCAAGGGTCTGCTGCCCGTGGACGTGGGCGGCTCGTCCGCGTCGACGCCGGGCTGGGCGGACGCTTCTTCGGACGCCACGCTGGCGGCGATCGGCGCTCCCGAGCACGCAGTCGACGGGCAGGTCGTCACCGACGGCACCCTCGGCGCGTTGATGCTGCTGTGGGAGAACGCCGTCGCGATCGCCGGCCGGGTCATCGGGATCGACCCGTTCAACCAGCCGGACGTCGAGGAGGCGAAGAAGCAGGCACGCGCGCTGCTCGACAATCCGAACGCCGGCGACGGGCTCGCGCAGTCGTTCGTCGAGGGCGCGGTCGAGGTGTACGGCTCCGCCGCTTCGTCGCTGGAGGAGCTGTTCGGGTCGCTGGGCTCGCTCGTTCCGGAGCATGGCTACCTCGCGCTGCAGGCGTACCTGGACCGGGACGCCGACGTGGACGCCGCCTCACTGCGCGACCTGGTCGCGCGGACGGCGAAGCTGCAGACGACGTTCGGCTGGGGTCCGCGCTTCCTGCACTCGACCGGCCAGTACCACAAGGGCGGTCACCCGAACGGCGGCTTCGTCCAGCTCACCGGGGACGTCGCCTCGGATCTCGCGATCCCGGACCGGCCGTACACGTTCGGCTCGCTCCAGAAGGCGCAGGCCGCCGGCGACGCTCGCGTGCTCGCCGAAGGGCGGGGGCGACCGGTCGTACGACTGCACCTCGCCGACCGCAAGGGCGGCTTGACACAGCTACTCGCTGCCGCTGAATCAGCAACGCAGAAAGGGTAA
- the pgl gene encoding 6-phosphogluconolactonase, producing the protein MSTPEVIVHPTAELLAQAAAARLVTRLVDVQAARGSASVVLTGGGVGTATLAALAALPARDAIDWARLSVWWGDERFLPSGHPDRNETGARAALLDQVPVSATSVHAMPPSDGVDGDQPEVAAERYAAELAAASRSEDHGPVPTFDVLMLGVGPDGHIASLFPEQPALYEEERSVVAVRGAPKPPPTRISLTFAAINAAREVWFLAGGAEKASAVRMALSGAGPTQIPAAGAHGRQRTLWLLDRAAAKELPPGLQRIASP; encoded by the coding sequence GTGAGCACGCCGGAGGTCATCGTCCACCCGACCGCGGAGCTGCTCGCGCAGGCCGCGGCGGCGCGGCTGGTGACCCGGCTGGTGGACGTCCAGGCGGCGCGAGGCTCCGCCTCGGTGGTGCTGACCGGCGGCGGGGTCGGAACCGCGACTTTGGCCGCACTGGCAGCACTTCCGGCGCGGGACGCGATCGACTGGGCGCGACTTTCGGTGTGGTGGGGCGACGAACGGTTCCTCCCTTCGGGTCACCCGGACCGCAATGAGACGGGGGCTCGCGCCGCCCTGCTCGACCAGGTGCCGGTGTCCGCGACGTCCGTCCATGCGATGCCCCCTTCGGATGGCGTGGACGGCGACCAGCCGGAGGTCGCGGCCGAGCGCTATGCGGCGGAGCTGGCGGCCGCGAGCCGGTCGGAGGACCACGGGCCGGTGCCGACGTTCGACGTGCTGATGCTGGGCGTCGGGCCGGACGGGCACATCGCCTCGCTGTTCCCGGAGCAGCCGGCTCTGTACGAGGAGGAGCGCTCCGTCGTCGCTGTGCGAGGGGCGCCCAAGCCCCCGCCGACCCGCATCTCGTTGACGTTCGCTGCGATCAACGCGGCACGCGAGGTGTGGTTCCTCGCCGGTGGGGCGGAGAAGGCCTCGGCCGTACGCATGGCGCTCTCGGGCGCCGGGCCGACCCAGATCCCCGCTGCGGGCGCCCACGGACGCCAGCGCACGCTGTGGCTGCTGGACCGGGCGGCGGCGAAGGAGCTGCCACCGGGGCTGCAGCGGATCGCCTCTCCCTGA
- the secG gene encoding preprotein translocase subunit SecG gives MQIVFSVLLILASVVLMMLVLLHKGRGGGLSDLFGGGVTSSLGGSSIAERNLDRITVGVGIIWFACIIGLGLLLKTG, from the coding sequence GTGCAGATTGTCTTCTCAGTCTTGCTGATTCTCGCGAGCGTCGTGCTCATGATGCTGGTGCTGCTGCACAAGGGACGGGGCGGCGGACTGTCCGACCTGTTCGGTGGCGGGGTCACCTCAAGCCTTGGTGGTTCCTCCATTGCCGAGCGCAACCTCGACCGCATCACGGTCGGCGTCGGCATCATCTGGTTCGCGTGCATCATCGGCCTCGGCCTGCTGCTGAAGACGGGATGA
- a CDS encoding glucose-6-phosphate dehydrogenase assembly protein OpcA, with amino-acid sequence MIVDLTETNASEIASTLIRVRRQAGSPAMGMVLTFIFVADESTYYDALKSAMQAGKEHPSRILGIILRGGRSAPHLDAEVRIGEGGPGESVLLRMYGDLAKHPESVVTPLLLPESPVVVWWPGKAPDSPSSDPIGALARRRVTDAAAVRKPMVALDSYCGSYAPGDTDLAWTRLTPWRALLAAALDQHGGKVGGAVIEAEKGNASAELLAAWLSKRLKIDAEVRSNRGPGITAVRLQTAAGEIAITRPDGRLARYSLPGQPERSVALKRRETSELLAEELRRLDPDDIYAQAVEERLKRSARAAANGKAAAPAAEKPAAVKKPAAKKPVAKKAPAKKAATKKAATKKAATKKKPAK; translated from the coding sequence ATGATCGTCGATCTCACCGAGACCAACGCGTCCGAGATCGCCTCGACGCTGATCCGGGTCCGCCGGCAGGCGGGTTCGCCGGCGATGGGCATGGTGCTGACGTTCATCTTCGTCGCCGACGAGTCGACCTACTACGACGCGCTCAAGTCGGCGATGCAGGCCGGCAAGGAGCACCCGTCCCGGATCCTCGGCATCATCCTGCGCGGCGGCCGGTCGGCCCCGCACCTGGACGCCGAGGTGCGCATCGGCGAGGGCGGGCCGGGCGAGTCGGTGCTGCTGCGCATGTACGGTGACCTGGCCAAGCACCCGGAGTCGGTCGTGACGCCGCTGCTGCTGCCGGAGTCGCCGGTGGTCGTGTGGTGGCCGGGCAAGGCGCCGGACTCGCCTTCTTCGGACCCGATCGGGGCCTTGGCGCGGCGCCGGGTGACCGACGCGGCGGCCGTGCGCAAGCCGATGGTGGCGCTGGACTCGTACTGCGGCTCGTACGCCCCCGGCGACACCGATCTGGCCTGGACCCGGCTGACGCCGTGGCGGGCACTGCTCGCGGCGGCTTTGGACCAGCACGGGGGCAAGGTCGGCGGCGCTGTCATCGAGGCGGAGAAGGGCAACGCGTCGGCGGAGCTGCTCGCCGCCTGGTTGTCGAAGCGGCTGAAGATCGACGCCGAGGTCCGGTCGAACCGGGGGCCGGGGATCACGGCCGTACGCCTGCAGACGGCAGCCGGCGAGATCGCGATCACCCGTCCGGACGGGCGGTTGGCGCGGTACTCGCTGCCGGGGCAGCCGGAGCGCTCGGTGGCGCTGAAGCGGCGGGAGACGTCGGAGCTGTTGGCCGAGGAGCTGCGGCGGCTGGACCCGGACGACATCTACGCGCAGGCGGTGGAGGAGCGGCTGAAGCGTTCGGCGCGGGCTGCTGCCAACGGCAAGGCCGCTGCCCCGGCTGCGGAGAAGCCGGCCGCGGTCAAGAAGCCTGCCGCCAAGAAGCCTGTGGCCAAGAAGGCGCCGGCGAAGAAGGCCGCCACGAAGAAGGCCGCCACGAAGAAGGCCGCCACGAAGAAGAAGCCGGCGAAGTGA
- a CDS encoding RNA polymerase-binding protein RbpA, with the protein MASGSAIRGSRVGAGPMGEAERGDSAPRQRVTYWCANRHETKPSFALDAPIPESWDCPRCGLPASLDSGNPPPAPRNEPYKTHLAYVKERRTDEEAKQILEEALSTLRERVSRGEVIL; encoded by the coding sequence GTGGCTAGTGGCAGCGCCATCCGTGGGAGCCGAGTAGGCGCCGGCCCGATGGGAGAGGCCGAGCGTGGGGATTCCGCGCCCCGGCAGCGTGTGACGTACTGGTGTGCAAACCGGCACGAGACCAAGCCGAGCTTCGCGCTCGACGCCCCGATCCCGGAGTCGTGGGACTGCCCACGCTGCGGCCTACCGGCGAGCCTGGACTCGGGCAACCCGCCGCCCGCGCCGCGCAACGAGCCGTACAAGACGCACCTCGCGTACGTGAAGGAGCGCCGCACCGACGAGGAGGCCAAGCAGATCCTCGAGGAGGCGCTCAGCACCCTCCGCGAGCGGGTCAGCCGCGGCGAGGTCATCCTCTAG
- the zwf gene encoding glucose-6-phosphate dehydrogenase, with translation MVAVRPELGLPYGGLQTASPDGFVNPLRDPNDRRLPRIAGPCGLVIFGVTGDLARKKLMPAVYDLANRGLLPPGFALVGFARREWGQQDFEKIVHDAVKEHARTPFREEVWKQLSEGCRFVQGELGDDASFERLKETIDELDRERGTNGNHAFYLSVPPSLFPVAVEQLKEHGLAEQGANNWRRIVVEKPFGHDLASAQELNRITSDVFPQHSVFRIDHYLGKETVQNILAMRFANQMFEPVWNANYVDSVQITMAEDIGIGGRAGYYDGIGAARDVIQNHLLQLLALTALEEPVSFDARSMRIEKQKILAAVQIPRRLDLYTARGQYAPGWAGGIKAGGYLQEEGIPKSSSTETFAAIRLEVDTRRWAGVPFYLRTGKRLARRVTEIAVVFKKAPHLPFTSTATEELGNNTLVMRIQPDEGITMRFGSKVPGTAMEIRDVTMDFAYGGAFTESSPEAYERLILDVLLGDPPLFPQHEEVELSWRILDPIIDYWESKGREGLDEYESGSWGPATADQMLAREGRTWRRP, from the coding sequence ATGGTTGCGGTCCGTCCTGAGCTCGGGCTGCCGTACGGCGGCCTGCAGACGGCCAGCCCCGATGGATTCGTCAATCCGCTCCGAGATCCCAACGACCGTCGGCTCCCCCGCATCGCCGGGCCCTGTGGCCTCGTCATCTTCGGAGTGACTGGCGACCTGGCCCGCAAGAAGCTCATGCCCGCGGTCTACGACCTCGCCAACCGCGGGCTGCTGCCGCCGGGGTTCGCGCTGGTCGGGTTCGCGCGGCGCGAGTGGGGCCAGCAGGACTTCGAGAAGATCGTGCACGACGCGGTCAAGGAGCACGCGCGGACGCCGTTCCGCGAAGAGGTGTGGAAGCAGCTGTCCGAGGGCTGCCGGTTCGTGCAGGGCGAGCTCGGTGACGACGCCTCGTTCGAACGTCTGAAGGAGACGATCGACGAGCTCGACCGCGAGCGCGGGACGAACGGCAACCACGCGTTCTACCTGTCCGTTCCGCCGTCGCTCTTCCCGGTCGCGGTGGAGCAGCTGAAGGAGCACGGCCTCGCCGAGCAGGGCGCGAACAACTGGCGCCGGATCGTCGTGGAGAAGCCGTTCGGCCACGATCTGGCGAGCGCGCAGGAGCTCAACCGCATCACGTCGGACGTGTTCCCGCAGCACTCGGTGTTCCGGATCGACCACTATCTCGGCAAGGAGACGGTGCAGAACATCCTGGCGATGCGGTTCGCCAACCAGATGTTCGAGCCGGTGTGGAACGCCAACTACGTCGACTCGGTGCAGATCACGATGGCCGAGGACATCGGCATCGGCGGGCGGGCCGGGTATTACGACGGCATCGGCGCCGCGCGCGACGTGATCCAGAACCACCTACTGCAGCTGCTCGCGCTGACCGCGCTCGAGGAGCCGGTGTCGTTCGACGCGCGCAGCATGCGGATCGAGAAGCAGAAGATCCTCGCCGCCGTCCAGATCCCGCGCCGGCTCGACCTCTACACGGCGCGCGGCCAGTACGCGCCGGGCTGGGCGGGCGGCATCAAGGCGGGCGGCTACCTGCAGGAGGAGGGCATCCCCAAGTCCTCCAGCACCGAGACTTTCGCCGCGATCCGTTTGGAGGTGGACACCCGTCGTTGGGCGGGGGTCCCGTTCTACCTTCGTACGGGCAAGCGGCTCGCTCGGCGGGTGACGGAGATCGCGGTGGTGTTCAAGAAGGCGCCGCACCTGCCGTTCACCTCGACCGCGACCGAGGAGCTCGGCAACAACACTTTGGTGATGCGGATCCAGCCCGACGAGGGCATCACGATGCGGTTCGGCTCGAAGGTGCCGGGCACCGCGATGGAGATCCGCGACGTGACGATGGACTTCGCGTACGGCGGCGCGTTCACCGAGTCGTCGCCCGAGGCGTACGAACGGCTGATCCTCGACGTTCTGCTCGGCGACCCGCCGCTCTTTCCCCAGCACGAGGAGGTCGAGCTGTCCTGGCGGATCCTCGACCCGATCATCGACTACTGGGAGTCCAAGGGTCGGGAAGGGCTGGACGAGTACGAGTCCGGCTCGTGGGGCCCGGCGACCGCCGACCAGATGCTCGCTCGCGAGGGACGTACCTGGAGGCGGCCATGA
- a CDS encoding heme o synthase: MFVTAVDSDPRVGEAAPVDDAGRGAIARFRDVIAAYVGLTKPRIIELLLVTTVPVMFLAARAVPPLGLVALTVVGGILAAGSANTLNCVFDRDIDEQMRRTRRRPLPRHAVSPRSALVFGLLLGVVATLWLGFFVNWLSAGLALAANAFYILVYTLVLKRRTSQNIVWGGLAGCFPVVIGWTAVRGTLDWAPLALVLVVFFWTPPHTWTLAMRYREDYAAAGVPMLPVVASDRTVAFQVSAYCWATVAASLALWPMAGTGWIYPVAAAVLGGAMLFEAYALRRRVARGQAGPALKPMRFFHWSNLYLALLFVAVALDPLILG, translated from the coding sequence GTGTTCGTGACGGCAGTCGACTCCGATCCCCGTGTGGGTGAAGCAGCACCGGTCGACGATGCCGGACGCGGAGCGATCGCTCGCTTCCGTGATGTGATCGCCGCGTACGTCGGCCTGACCAAGCCTCGGATCATCGAGCTGCTGCTCGTCACGACCGTCCCGGTGATGTTCCTCGCGGCCCGCGCGGTCCCGCCGCTCGGACTCGTGGCGCTGACCGTCGTCGGCGGCATCCTGGCCGCGGGCAGCGCGAACACGTTGAACTGCGTCTTCGACCGCGACATCGACGAGCAGATGCGTCGCACCCGCCGGCGGCCGTTGCCGCGGCACGCGGTGTCGCCTCGGTCGGCGCTGGTCTTCGGGCTGCTGCTCGGCGTCGTCGCGACGCTGTGGCTCGGGTTCTTCGTCAACTGGCTGTCGGCCGGTCTGGCGCTGGCGGCGAACGCGTTCTACATCCTCGTCTACACGCTGGTCCTGAAGCGGCGGACCTCGCAGAACATCGTGTGGGGCGGCCTCGCTGGCTGCTTCCCCGTGGTGATCGGCTGGACGGCCGTCCGCGGAACGCTGGACTGGGCACCGCTGGCTTTGGTGCTGGTGGTGTTCTTCTGGACGCCGCCGCACACGTGGACGCTGGCGATGCGCTACCGGGAGGACTACGCGGCCGCGGGCGTGCCGATGCTGCCGGTGGTGGCGTCGGACCGGACCGTGGCGTTCCAGGTGAGCGCGTACTGCTGGGCGACGGTGGCCGCCTCGCTCGCGCTTTGGCCGATGGCGGGGACCGGGTGGATCTACCCCGTGGCCGCCGCCGTGCTGGGCGGGGCGATGCTCTTCGAGGCGTACGCCCTGCGGCGGCGGGTCGCGCGAGGCCAGGCTGGTCCAGCGTTGAAGCCGATGCGCTTCTTCCACTGGAGCAACCTGTACCTCGCGCTGCTGTTCGTCGCCGTCGCGCTGGACCCGCTGATTCTCGGTTAG
- a CDS encoding YciI family protein, translating into MAIFALQLQFKNNDRRLEVRPKHREYLTTLREQGKIVTSGPWADETGALLLYDVASEEELRGILAADPYTEADVYDIVLLQEWKPLFPWPAT; encoded by the coding sequence ATGGCGATCTTCGCACTCCAGCTTCAGTTCAAGAACAACGACCGGCGTCTTGAGGTGCGGCCGAAGCACCGTGAGTACCTCACCACCCTACGTGAGCAGGGCAAGATCGTGACCTCTGGCCCGTGGGCCGACGAGACCGGGGCCCTCCTGCTGTACGACGTGGCGTCGGAGGAGGAGCTGCGCGGGATCCTGGCCGCGGACCCGTACACGGAGGCGGACGTGTACGACATCGTGCTGCTGCAGGAGTGGAAGCCCCTCTTCCCCTGGCCCGCCACCTGA
- the tkt gene encoding transketolase codes for MTTSLEWTDIDRRAVDTIRVLAMDAVENKGNGHPGTAMSLAPAAYLLFQRLMRYDAADPDWVGRDRFVLSCGHSSLTLYIQLYFLGLLELDDLKRFRQWGSRTPGHPEHGHTAGVETTTGPLGQGIANAVGMAMAARRERGLLDPDAGPGASAFDHRIYTIVSDGDIEEGIAHEASAIAGHQQLGNLIALYDANQISIEDDTNIALSEDVAKRYEAYGWHVQTVAWRTENDYHEDVQALYDAYLTAQSVTDKPSLIVLKTIIAWPAPNAQNTGKAHGSALGKDEVAATKEVLSFDPAQMFQVEDEVLAHVRTARERGTEAHKAWDETYQAWRSANAERAALLDRLRERRLPDGWASKLPTFEAGKAVATRVASGAVLTAIAPGLPELWGGSADLAGSNNSTPDGQPSFIPPEHATKEFSGDWYGRVLHFGIREHAMGAILNGIALHGGTRPYGATFLVFSDYMRPSVRLAALMQLPVTYIWTHDSIGLGEDGPTHQPIEHLAALRAIPGLNVVRPGDANETAAAWQHILENPTAPAGLALSRQNLPTYDRSEGSGFAAASEVAKGGYVLVDAPEGKDPDVIVIATGSEVQLAVAAREKLAEAGVGARVVSMPCVEWFDAQPQAYRDTVLPQRIKARVAVEAAVPLTWYRFVGDAGRIVGIDHYGASADYQTLYREFGITDDAVVQAARESISAASV; via the coding sequence ATGACGACCTCCCTCGAGTGGACCGACATAGACCGGCGCGCGGTGGACACCATCCGGGTCCTCGCCATGGACGCCGTCGAGAACAAGGGCAACGGCCACCCTGGCACCGCGATGAGCCTCGCGCCCGCGGCGTACCTCCTCTTCCAGCGGCTGATGCGGTACGACGCCGCCGACCCCGACTGGGTGGGCCGGGACCGGTTCGTGCTGTCCTGCGGGCACTCCAGCCTCACGCTGTACATCCAGCTCTACTTCCTGGGGTTGCTCGAGCTCGACGACCTCAAGCGGTTCCGCCAATGGGGCAGCCGGACGCCGGGCCACCCCGAGCACGGGCACACCGCCGGTGTCGAGACGACCACCGGCCCGCTCGGCCAGGGCATCGCGAACGCCGTGGGCATGGCGATGGCCGCCCGCCGCGAGCGCGGTCTGCTCGACCCGGACGCAGGCCCCGGCGCCAGCGCGTTCGACCACCGGATCTACACGATCGTCAGCGACGGTGACATCGAGGAGGGCATCGCCCACGAGGCCTCCGCGATCGCCGGGCACCAGCAGCTCGGCAACCTGATCGCGCTGTACGACGCCAACCAGATCTCGATCGAGGACGACACGAACATCGCCCTCTCCGAGGACGTCGCCAAGCGGTACGAGGCGTACGGCTGGCACGTCCAGACCGTCGCGTGGCGGACCGAGAACGACTACCACGAGGACGTCCAGGCGCTCTACGACGCGTACCTGACCGCGCAGTCCGTCACCGACAAGCCGTCGCTGATCGTGCTCAAGACGATCATCGCCTGGCCGGCGCCGAACGCGCAGAACACCGGCAAGGCGCACGGTTCCGCACTCGGCAAGGACGAGGTCGCGGCGACTAAGGAGGTGCTGAGCTTCGACCCCGCGCAGATGTTCCAGGTCGAGGACGAGGTGCTCGCGCACGTCCGTACGGCCCGCGAGCGCGGCACCGAGGCGCACAAGGCCTGGGACGAGACGTACCAGGCCTGGCGGAGCGCCAACGCCGAGCGCGCCGCATTGCTCGACCGGCTGCGCGAGCGACGCCTTCCGGACGGCTGGGCGAGCAAGCTCCCGACGTTCGAGGCGGGCAAGGCCGTCGCGACCCGGGTCGCGTCTGGCGCCGTCCTCACCGCGATCGCTCCCGGGCTGCCCGAGCTGTGGGGCGGCTCGGCCGACCTCGCCGGCTCGAACAACTCCACGCCCGACGGCCAGCCCTCGTTCATCCCGCCGGAGCACGCGACGAAGGAGTTCAGCGGCGACTGGTACGGCCGGGTGCTGCACTTCGGCATCCGCGAGCACGCGATGGGCGCGATCCTCAACGGCATCGCGCTGCACGGCGGCACTCGCCCGTACGGCGCGACGTTCCTCGTCTTCTCCGACTACATGCGGCCCTCGGTCCGGCTCGCCGCGCTGATGCAGCTGCCGGTGACCTACATCTGGACGCACGACTCGATCGGCCTCGGCGAGGACGGTCCGACGCACCAGCCGATCGAGCACCTCGCCGCGTTGCGCGCGATCCCCGGACTGAACGTGGTCCGGCCGGGCGACGCGAACGAGACCGCCGCCGCCTGGCAGCACATCCTGGAGAACCCGACCGCGCCCGCTGGTCTCGCGCTCTCCCGGCAGAACCTGCCGACGTACGACCGCTCCGAGGGATCGGGTTTCGCGGCCGCGAGTGAGGTCGCCAAGGGTGGGTACGTGCTCGTCGACGCGCCCGAAGGCAAGGACCCCGACGTGATCGTCATCGCCACCGGCTCCGAGGTGCAGCTCGCCGTCGCCGCGAGGGAGAAGCTCGCCGAGGCCGGAGTCGGTGCCCGGGTGGTGTCGATGCCGTGCGTGGAGTGGTTCGACGCGCAGCCGCAGGCGTACCGCGACACCGTGCTGCCGCAGCGGATCAAGGCGCGCGTGGCGGTCGAGGCCGCGGTCCCGCTGACGTGGTACCGGTTCGTGGGTGACGCGGGTCGCATCGTCGGAATCGACCACTACGGCGCGTCGGCGGATTACCAGACCCTGTATCGGGAGTTCGGTATTACTGACGACGCGGTGGTCCAGGCCGCTCGGGAGAGCATCTCCGCCGCGTCCGTGTGA
- the tal gene encoding transaldolase, with translation MTDRLKALADAGVSIWIDDVSRQRLSTGNLAELVSDKHVVGVTSNPTIFAKALSDAEVYAEQTKDLAIRGVDVEEAIRAITTYDIRWACDVLRPAYDASGGVDGRVSIEVDPRLAHETDKTIAEARALWWLVDRENLFIKIPATSAGLPAITATLAQGISVNVTLIFAIDRYREVMDAFFAGLEQAKANGHDLSKLESVASFFVSRVDTEVDKRLEKLGSEEAKALRSKAAIANARLAFEAYEQAFSTDRWKALEAAGARPQRPLWASTSTKDPSLPDTLYVTELATQGVVNTMPEATLKAFEDHGELTGDSVRGTYDEARKVIADLEALGISYDDVVQVLEDEGVEKFAVSWKELIDSVRTALEGARS, from the coding sequence ATGACTGACCGACTGAAGGCGCTCGCCGACGCGGGTGTCTCCATCTGGATCGACGACGTGTCGCGGCAACGACTGAGCACCGGCAACCTCGCCGAGCTCGTGAGCGACAAGCACGTGGTCGGCGTGACGAGCAACCCGACGATCTTCGCGAAGGCGCTGTCCGATGCGGAGGTGTACGCCGAGCAGACCAAGGACCTCGCGATCCGCGGCGTGGACGTCGAGGAGGCGATCCGCGCGATCACCACGTACGACATCCGCTGGGCCTGCGACGTGCTGCGGCCCGCGTACGACGCCTCCGGTGGCGTCGACGGGCGGGTGTCGATCGAGGTCGACCCGCGGCTCGCGCACGAGACCGACAAGACGATCGCCGAGGCCCGCGCGCTGTGGTGGCTCGTCGACCGGGAGAACCTGTTCATCAAGATCCCGGCGACGTCCGCCGGCCTGCCGGCGATCACCGCGACGCTCGCCCAGGGCATCTCGGTGAACGTGACGCTGATCTTCGCGATCGACCGCTACCGCGAGGTGATGGACGCGTTCTTCGCCGGCCTGGAGCAGGCGAAGGCCAACGGGCACGACCTGTCGAAGCTCGAGAGCGTCGCGTCGTTCTTCGTCAGCCGGGTGGACACCGAGGTGGACAAGCGGCTGGAGAAGCTCGGCTCGGAGGAGGCGAAGGCCCTGCGCAGCAAGGCCGCGATCGCCAACGCGCGGCTGGCGTTCGAGGCGTACGAGCAGGCGTTCTCGACCGACCGCTGGAAGGCGCTCGAGGCCGCCGGCGCGCGGCCGCAGCGGCCGCTGTGGGCGTCGACGTCGACGAAGGACCCGAGCCTGCCGGACACGCTGTACGTCACCGAGCTGGCCACCCAGGGCGTCGTCAACACGATGCCCGAGGCGACGCTGAAGGCGTTCGAGGACCACGGCGAGCTCACTGGCGACTCCGTGCGGGGGACGTACGACGAGGCCCGCAAGGTGATCGCCGACCTCGAGGCGCTCGGCATCAGCTACGACGATGTCGTGCAGGTGCTCGAGGACGAGGGCGTGGAGAAGTTCGCGGTGTCGTGGAAGGAACTCATCGACTCCGTCCGTACGGCCCTGGAAGGTGCCCGTTCATGA